tgaaagtcgtctgatCGATAGGAATATGCCGCTGCTTTGAAGACTGCAGCTACATGCTGCCCATAATGCGCGAGATTCTTCTGCAGATGGTAATAGCACAACCCGTGAGGGACGTTCGGGTAGACACACTCCACAGCATTTCTGATGCTCTTGTGCTGATCAGACACAATCAAGAGATCATCCGGCTGACCAAAGCAAGTCCGCAGTCGGTGGAAGAACCAAGTCCAAGACTCGTCGTTCTCGATAGGACCAAGCCCAACTGCGAGAGGAAATATTGCTTCGttcccatcctttgtaacgGCGACGAACAAAATGCCGTTGTTCCTTCCCTTCAGATGGGTCCCGTCTACGACGATGACCGGCCTCAAGTAACCCTTCTCAAAGGCAGCCACGCTCTGTCCAAGTGCAACAAACATATGATGGAACTTGCCATCATCCTTCATCTCAAGGTCGTATAATGTGCCGGGATTACTCATTCTCAGCATATACAAATACGATGGGAGCATCTGATACGAGTTCCCAAAATCACCATACGTCATCTCAATCGCGATGTTTCTTGCACGGAGAGCGAAGCTGTAATTGATCTCAATACCGAATAAGCGCTGCATCTCTGACATCATCTCCTTCGGCTTCAAAACGACCCCCTCGCCTACCAATTTCCGTGCAAAATATCTTCCAACAACCCTCGCCGGAATCTGTCTCGGGGCAGTGCGATTCAAATCTGTGTGGCAGGTATGATCCATCACCACCTTAATCACTCTCCAGATCGATGCACTCTGAACGGCTCGCAGCATGAACGGACAACCGTTGCCATGCTTGCAAACTAACCACAAACGGGTCGTACTGGAACGATGCACGGCGTACTCCACGTGATTTTCCATATGGTACAGGCCAACAGCAATTGCCAAATCATCCTTTGACCGGAATAGAGCCCCCACTGATAATATCCCGCTCTCCAATACGTTAGAATCCTCCCAACCTAATGCTGGCGCATCGTCAAAATCGAGGACTGGAATCCCCCAGTCACGTGCCTCAAGCTGCTGAACTCCAACACGAGGCTCGACGTCGGGCTGATCATCCGATGTGAAATTCTGAGGCCCTGTCTGTCTCCACGCTTCCTGTTCAGTCGACACTGAATCCAATATCTCTCTGCGTCGTATcgcctcttcttcctcatccgaagactcggactcgtcttcctcctcctgcGACGATGAATCGTCCCTACTATCATCGTGTGTAGGGATACTTCTTCCAATGTCCGTCTCAATAGGAAACATAGTAGACCGATGTCCCTCATAATATACCCGCTCTTGAGTCTGAGGAACCGGAGCCGCAGATTGTTTGCCCTTCTCGATCACGTAAACAACGGGATATTTCTTGTGCTCGGAAATCAGCCGGTTCAAATCCGAATCAGTCTTCAAAGCCACTTTTATT
The genomic region above belongs to Salvia miltiorrhiza cultivar Shanhuang (shh) chromosome 5, IMPLAD_Smil_shh, whole genome shotgun sequence and contains:
- the LOC131026142 gene encoding uncharacterized protein LOC131026142, which gives rise to MSFQAIVIRHSGQWKLTEYEGGDEVVVYMSKEDLCHAKLMQEVHDQLNEDDRSTYMLFYTSTTDEGRRIKVALKTDSDLNRLISEHKKYPVVYVIEKGKQSAAPVPQTQERVYYEGHRSTMFPIETDIGRSIPTHDDSRDDSSSQEEEDESESSDEEEEAIRRREILDSVSTEQEAWRQTGPQNFTSDDQPDVEPRVGVQQLEARDWGIPVLDFDDAPALGWEDSNVLESGILSVGALFRSKDDLAIAVGLYHMENHVEYAVHRSSTTRLWLVCKHGNGCPFMLRAVQSASIWRVIKVVMDHTCHTDLNRTAPRQIPARVVGRYFARKLVGEGVVLKPKEMMSEMQRLFGIEINYSFALRARNIAIEMTYGDFGNSYQMLPSYLYMLRMSNPGTLYDLEMKDDGKFHHMFVALGQSVAAFEKGYLRPVIVVDGTHLKGRNNGILFVAVTKDGNEAIFPLAVGLGPIENDESWTWFFHRLRTCFGQPDDLLIVSDQHKSIRNAVECVYPNVPHGLCYYHLQKNLAHYGQHVAAVFKAAAYSYRSDDFQRNFSALQVLKVNAHTRLDTIGVERWARSKCPVRRTSFMTSNAAETMNSRLLWARRLPVASLIETYRAIMEK